In Heliangelus exortis chromosome 18, bHelExo1.hap1, whole genome shotgun sequence, a single genomic region encodes these proteins:
- the MYOD1 gene encoding myoblast determination protein 1: MDLLGPMEMTEGSLCSFTTADDFYDDPCFNTSDMHFFEDLDPRLVHVGGLLKPEEHPHHHGHHHGHPHEEEHVRAPSGHHQAGRCLLWACKACKRKTTNADRRKAATMRERRRLSKVNEAFETLKRCTSTNPNQRLPKVEILRNAIRYIESLQALLREQEDAYYPVLEHYSGESDASSPRSNCSDGMMEYSGPPCSSRRRNSYDSSYYTESPNDPKHGKSSVVSSLDCLSSIVERISTDNSPCAALPPVETVAEGSPCSPPEGASLNDSGAQIPSPTSCTPLPQDNSSSSSNPIYQVL; encoded by the exons ATGGACTTACTGGGCCCCATGGAGATGACGGAgggctccctctgctccttcacGACCGCCGATGACTTCTACGATGACCCCTGTTTCAACACCTCGGACATGCACTTCTTTGAGGACCTGGACCCCCGTCTGGTGCACGTGGGGGGCCTGCTGAAGCCTGAGGAGCACCCGCACCACCACGGGCACCACCACGGGCACCCGCACGAGGAAGAGCACGTCCGAGCACCCAGCGGGCACCACCAGGCTGGGCGCTGCCTGCTGTGGGCCTGCAAGGCTTGCAAGAGGAAGACCACCAACGCCGACCGCCGTAAGGCCGCCACCATGAGGGAGCGGCGGCGGCTCAGCAAGGTCAACGAGGCCTTCGAGACCCTCAAGCGCTGCACCTCCACCAACCCCAACCAGCGCCTGCCCAAGGTGGAGATCCTGCGCAACGCCATCCGCTACATCGAGAGCCTGCAGGCCCTGCTGCGGGAGCAGGAGGATGCCTACTACCCAGTGCTGGAGCACTACAGCGGGGAATCGGATGCCTCCAGCCCCCGCTCCAACTGCTCCGATGGCATG ATGGAGTACAGTggccctccctgcagctctcgTAGAAGAAACAGCTATGACAGCAGCTACTATACAGAGTCACCAAACG ATCCAAAGCATGGGAAGAGTTCTGTTGTTTCCAGCCTCGATTGCCTCTCCAGCATCGTAGAGAGGATTTCCACAGATAACTCCCCATGTGCTGCACTGCCTCCAGTGGAAACTGTTGCTGAAGGGAGTCCCTGTTCTCCCCCAGAAGGAGCAAGCCTGAATGATAGTGGAGCCCAAATCCCTTCTCCCACCAGCTGCACCCCACTTCCCCAGGATaacagcagtagcagcagcaacCCTATCTACCAAGTACTATAA